The Pasteuria penetrans genomic interval AGATATGTTATTATAAATATAAATAATAAATAAAGAAGATTGAAATGTAATTTTATATCCCCATTCAAAAATATACTCTAAAGTCTTTACTAATTATTTTTTGTGAATATGAATGGCAAAGCAGAATGGATCAAGGGTATGGAATAATACTGTCCGATCGTCTTGACATGCCCCCAAGTTGTTATATTTTCCGTAATGAAATCCTATTTACTAATCAATACATGCGATAAAGACTCTTGTTTAGTAAATTGGGTATGTTCAATTTCAAAAAACAGAATTAAAAATAAGTTTATTATATTATAAGACTATGGGGGTAAAAACAGATGAGATAAGAGGGGGTTTTTCATTATGAATTATAAACGACAACACTTTATTATTGCCTTAACCGCAAACCTTTCATTTTTCATGGCAGCCCTCCCCCCAGTAACGGCACAGGAAAACAAGGGGGGATCAGTAAATAACCCTGTAGGTAAGGACAACCCTACGAACCTAGGGGAAAAAAATACCCAGAACAAGAAGAATAGTACCAAGGATAGTACCAAGAATAGTACTAAGAATAGTACCAAGGATAGTACTAAGGATAGTACTAAGGACAGTGCTAAGGATAGTACCAAGGATAGTACCATAAAAGATCAGCAAACCAGCGAAAAAACTGTTCGTAGCATAATATATGTTGATGATGATTACCGTAAGGAGAACCCAAACTGGAAACAGACGGCCCAAGAGGATATTCATGCTGGTGCAGATGTCACTCTCGGAAAAATAGGGAAAAAACTTGAAATTCTGGATGTTAAACCCTATGACGGAATTTTTGTATCTATACCAGGATCTGCTCCGAAGGAGAATCAGAAAAAAGATGCTCTCACTAGACTATGGAGCATTTCCCCCAGCGCTAGGGATTCCAACAAACCCAACCATAATCCCGAAAACATAACAATCAAGTATGGTCTCGGGACGTTGAAGAAAGATGCGAATACTAAGGGTTTTATCCGTGGGGGACGCACCGACCAACATGAACTAGGGGCAGCCGCCCCCCTTAACTCCATCATTTGGGATACAAAGGAACCTAGAATTGTGGCACATGAAACAGGTCATGCCTTCGGTCTAAGTCACGATGAAAAAAATAATAAAAATATCATGTATCCTTATATTAGTGAATCCGAAATCACCAACTTTGACAAAACCCAAATTGAAACAATGAAGAAGCATGCGGAGGAAACTGTGGACCATCCAAACTCTCCTGACACCAGGTCACAAAAAAACAACAAGTCCACTAAGCAAAACCGATATTAGATCACAAATCCGACTCAGAGCGCACATGTGAAGGGACTATGAATCTGATGGTGCTGGTGCGTGAATTAAAAATCAGTTGGTTTGGTTTTTTCTATATTAATTATATTTAAAAAATAATATGTATTGATTTATAATAATTAATTAATGGTGTGGGTGCTCATGGTTTCCTTCCTTTGGGATTATTATTTGTTGCTGATCAATATTCTACCAAAGGTAAGGGGCATGAGTCATCCCCTTTTTACATAATAATGCTTCATTCCTTTTC includes:
- a CDS encoding matrixin family metalloprotease; protein product: MNYKRQHFIIALTANLSFFMAALPPVTAQENKGGSVNNPVGKDNPTNLGEKNTQNKKNSTKDSTKNSTKNSTKDSTKDSTKDSAKDSTKDSTIKDQQTSEKTVRSIIYVDDDYRKENPNWKQTAQEDIHAGADVTLGKIGKKLEILDVKPYDGIFVSIPGSAPKENQKKDALTRLWSISPSARDSNKPNHNPENITIKYGLGTLKKDANTKGFIRGGRTDQHELGAAAPLNSIIWDTKEPRIVAHETGHAFGLSHDEKNNKNIMYPYISESEITNFDKTQIETMKKHAEETVDHPNSPDTRSQKNNKSTKQNRY